Proteins found in one Pseudomonas mosselii genomic segment:
- a CDS encoding YgiQ family radical SAM protein, producing MQAAKPLYDYPKYWAECFGPAPFLPMSREEMDQLGWDSCDIIIVTGDAYVDHASFGMAIIGRLLEAQGFRVGIIAQPNWQSKDDFMKLGEPNLFFGVAAGNMDSMINRYTADKKIRSDDAYTPGGMAGKRPDRASLVYSQRCKEAYKHVPIVLGGIEASLRRIAHYDYWQDKVRHSILVDASADILLYGNAERAIVEVAQRLSQGESIEHITDVRGTAFIRRDTPQGWFEIDSTRIDRPGRVDKIINPYVNTQDTQACAIEQAKGEQEDPNEAKVVQILDSPSVTREKSVIRLPSFEKVRNDPVLYAHANRVLHLETNPGNARALVQKHGDVDVWFNPPPIPMTTEEMDYVFGMPYARVPHPAYGKERIPAYEMIRFSVNIMRGCFGGCTFCSITEHEGRIIQNRSHESILHEIEEMRDKVPGFTGVVSDLGGPTANMYRIACKSHDIEKHCRKPSCVFPGICENLNTDHSSLIELYRKARALPGVKKILIASGLRYDLAVESPEYVRELVTHHVGGYLKIAPEHTERGPLDKMMKPGIGTYDRFKRMFEKFSKEAGKEQYLIPYFIAAHPGTTDEDMMNLALWLKGNGFRADQVQAFYPSPMASATAMYHSGKNPLRKVTYKSEGVEIVKSEEQRRLHKAFLRYHDPKGWPMLREALQRMGRADLIGPGKHQLIPLHQPQTDSYQSARRKNSTPAGSHKVGKDQKILTQHTGLPPRASDGSKPWDKREKAKAEAFARNQQAAKERKEAAKGGKGKKPRQPVIPR from the coding sequence ATGCAAGCAGCCAAACCACTCTACGACTATCCCAAGTACTGGGCCGAATGCTTCGGGCCAGCGCCTTTCCTGCCGATGAGCAGGGAGGAGATGGATCAGCTCGGCTGGGATTCCTGCGACATCATCATCGTGACCGGCGACGCCTACGTCGACCATGCGTCGTTCGGCATGGCCATCATCGGCCGTCTGCTGGAAGCCCAGGGTTTCCGCGTGGGCATCATCGCCCAGCCGAACTGGCAGTCGAAGGACGACTTCATGAAGCTCGGCGAGCCGAACCTGTTCTTCGGCGTCGCGGCGGGCAACATGGACTCGATGATCAACCGCTACACCGCGGACAAGAAGATTCGTTCCGATGACGCCTACACCCCCGGCGGCATGGCCGGCAAGCGTCCGGACCGCGCCAGCCTGGTGTACAGCCAGCGCTGCAAGGAAGCCTACAAGCACGTGCCGATCGTGCTCGGCGGCATCGAGGCCTCGCTGCGCCGCATCGCCCACTACGACTACTGGCAGGACAAGGTCCGCCACTCGATCCTGGTCGATGCCAGCGCCGACATCCTGCTTTACGGCAACGCCGAGCGGGCGATCGTCGAGGTCGCCCAGCGCCTGTCCCAGGGTGAAAGCATCGAGCACATCACCGATGTGCGCGGCACCGCGTTCATTCGCCGTGACACCCCGCAGGGCTGGTTCGAGATCGACTCCACGCGCATCGACCGTCCGGGCCGGGTCGACAAGATCATCAACCCGTACGTGAACACCCAGGACACCCAGGCCTGTGCCATCGAGCAGGCCAAGGGCGAGCAGGAAGACCCGAACGAAGCCAAGGTCGTGCAGATCCTCGACAGCCCGAGCGTCACCCGCGAGAAGTCGGTGATCCGCCTGCCGTCGTTCGAGAAGGTACGCAACGACCCGGTGCTCTACGCCCACGCCAACCGCGTGCTGCACCTGGAGACCAACCCGGGCAATGCCCGCGCCTTGGTGCAGAAGCATGGCGACGTGGATGTGTGGTTCAACCCGCCACCCATTCCCATGACCACCGAGGAAATGGACTATGTGTTCGGCATGCCCTACGCACGCGTCCCGCACCCGGCCTATGGCAAGGAGCGCATCCCGGCCTACGAGATGATCCGCTTCTCGGTGAACATCATGCGTGGCTGCTTCGGTGGCTGCACCTTCTGCTCGATCACCGAGCACGAAGGCCGGATCATCCAGAACCGCTCCCACGAGTCGATCCTGCACGAGATCGAGGAGATGCGCGACAAGGTGCCGGGCTTCACCGGCGTGGTCTCCGACCTTGGCGGCCCGACCGCCAACATGTACCGCATCGCCTGCAAGAGCCACGACATCGAGAAGCACTGCCGCAAGCCGTCGTGCGTGTTCCCGGGCATCTGCGAGAACCTCAACACCGACCACAGCTCGCTGATCGAGTTGTACCGCAAGGCCCGCGCCTTGCCGGGGGTGAAGAAGATCCTGATCGCCTCGGGCCTGCGCTACGACCTGGCGGTCGAGTCGCCGGAATACGTGCGCGAGCTGGTCACCCACCACGTCGGCGGCTACCTGAAGATCGCCCCGGAGCACACCGAGCGTGGTCCGCTGGACAAGATGATGAAGCCGGGCATCGGCACCTACGACCGCTTCAAGCGTATGTTCGAGAAGTTCTCGAAGGAAGCGGGCAAGGAGCAGTACCTGATCCCGTACTTCATCGCCGCGCACCCGGGCACCACCGACGAAGACATGATGAACCTGGCCCTTTGGCTCAAGGGCAACGGTTTCCGCGCCGACCAGGTGCAGGCGTTCTACCCCTCGCCGATGGCCTCGGCCACGGCCATGTACCACTCGGGCAAGAACCCGCTGCGCAAGGTCACCTACAAGAGCGAAGGGGTGGAGATCGTCAAGAGCGAGGAGCAGCGCAGGTTGCACAAGGCGTTCCTGCGCTACCACGATCCGAAGGGCTGGCCGATGCTGCGTGAAGCGTTGCAGCGCATGGGCCGCGCCGACCTGATCGGCCCGGGCAAGCACCAATTGATCCCGCTGCACCAGCCGCAGACCGACAGCTACCAAAGCGCCCGACGCAAGAACTCGACGCCGGCCGGCAGCCACAAGGTGGGCAAGGACCAGAAGATCCTCACCCAGCACACCGGCCTGCCACCGCGCGCCAGCGACGGCAGCAAGCCGTGGGACAAGCGCGAGAAGGCCAAGGCCGAGGCGTTCGCCCGCAACCAGCAGGCGGCCAAGGAACGCAAGGAAGCGGCCAAGGGCGGCAAGGGCAAGAAGCCGCGCCAGCCGGTCATTCCGCGCTGA
- a CDS encoding LOG family protein gives MPVRSVCIFCGASIGANPAYREAAVALGQAIARRGLTLVYGGGAVGLMGTVADAALAAGGEVIGIIPQSLMNAEIGHKGLSRLEVVDGMHARKARMAELSDAFIALPGGLGTLEELFEVWTWGQLGYHAKPLGLLDVNGFYEKLGGFLDHIVEEGFVRPQHRAMLLLGQQPDELLDGMDRFESPVLPKWVDKQPD, from the coding sequence ATGCCTGTACGTTCCGTTTGTATCTTCTGTGGCGCCAGCATCGGTGCCAACCCCGCCTACCGCGAAGCCGCCGTGGCCCTGGGCCAGGCCATCGCACGCCGTGGCCTGACCTTGGTCTACGGCGGTGGCGCGGTCGGCCTGATGGGCACCGTCGCCGATGCCGCGCTGGCCGCCGGTGGCGAAGTCATCGGTATCATTCCGCAAAGCCTGATGAACGCCGAGATCGGCCACAAGGGCCTGTCCCGCCTGGAAGTGGTGGACGGCATGCACGCGCGCAAGGCGCGCATGGCCGAGCTCAGCGATGCGTTCATCGCCCTGCCGGGCGGCCTGGGCACGCTGGAGGAGCTGTTCGAGGTGTGGACCTGGGGGCAGTTGGGCTATCACGCCAAGCCGCTGGGGCTGCTGGATGTGAACGGGTTCTATGAAAAGCTGGGCGGGTTCCTCGACCATATCGTCGAAGAGGGCTTCGTGCGGCCGCAGCATCGGGCGATGCTGTTGCTGGGGCAGCAGCCGGATGAGCTGCTGGACGGGATGGATCGGTTCGAATCGCCGGTGTTGCCGAAGTGGGTCGACAAGCAGCCGGATTGA
- the azu gene encoding azurin, with product MFAKAVAVSLLTLASASVFAADKCSVTVDSTDQMSFNTKEITVDKSCKEFTVKLTHSGSLPKNVMGHNLVISKTADMQAIATEGMSQGLDKDYIKADNAAIIAHTKMIGAPEKETEVKFDATKLEAGGDYSFFCTFPGHIAMMKGKVIVK from the coding sequence ATGTTTGCGAAAGCTGTAGCGGTATCCCTGCTGACCCTCGCCAGCGCCTCTGTCTTCGCTGCTGACAAGTGCTCGGTGACTGTCGACTCGACTGACCAGATGTCCTTCAATACCAAGGAAATCACCGTCGACAAGAGCTGCAAGGAGTTCACCGTAAAACTGACCCACTCCGGCAGCCTGCCGAAGAACGTCATGGGCCATAACCTGGTCATCAGCAAGACCGCCGACATGCAGGCCATCGCCACCGAAGGCATGTCCCAGGGCCTGGACAAGGATTACATCAAGGCCGATAACGCCGCGATCATCGCCCACACCAAGATGATCGGCGCGCCTGAGAAAGAAACCGAAGTGAAGTTCGATGCCACCAAGCTGGAAGCCGGTGGCGACTACAGCTTCTTCTGCACCTTCCCGGGCCACATCGCGATGATGAAGGGCAAGGTCATCGTCAAGTAA
- the nadE gene encoding ammonia-dependent NAD(+) synthetase: MQAVQQEIARALKVQPPFADAAALEREVARRVAFIKDCLANARLKTLVLGISGGVDSLTAALLAQRAINELRSETGDQAYTFIAVRLPYQVQHDEHDAQACLEVIKADEVHTIDIAPAVKALAAEVQELKNGSPTLVDFVVGNVKARTRMVAQYTVAGARAGLVIGTDHAAEAVMGFFTKFGDGACDLAPLSGLVKNQVRAIARSFGAPESLVEKVPTADLEDLEPGKPDEASHGVTYQQIDAFLHGQPVDQAAFDIIVATYRKTQHKRELPFAP, encoded by the coding sequence ATGCAAGCCGTTCAGCAAGAGATTGCCCGGGCGCTCAAGGTGCAGCCGCCGTTCGCAGACGCCGCCGCGCTCGAGCGGGAAGTCGCCCGGCGCGTGGCCTTCATCAAGGACTGCCTGGCCAATGCCCGGCTCAAGACCCTGGTCCTGGGCATCAGCGGCGGCGTCGACTCGCTGACCGCCGCCCTGCTCGCCCAGCGTGCCATCAACGAGCTGCGCAGCGAGACCGGCGACCAGGCCTACACCTTCATCGCCGTGCGCCTGCCGTACCAGGTGCAGCACGACGAACACGATGCCCAGGCCTGCCTGGAGGTGATCAAGGCCGACGAGGTGCACACCATCGACATCGCCCCGGCGGTGAAGGCCCTGGCGGCGGAAGTTCAGGAACTGAAAAATGGCTCGCCGACCCTGGTGGACTTCGTCGTCGGCAACGTCAAGGCGCGCACGCGCATGGTCGCCCAGTACACCGTCGCCGGCGCCCGCGCGGGCCTGGTGATCGGCACCGACCACGCCGCCGAGGCGGTGATGGGGTTCTTTACCAAGTTCGGTGACGGGGCGTGCGACCTGGCGCCGCTGAGCGGGCTGGTGAAGAACCAGGTACGGGCCATTGCGCGCAGCTTCGGCGCGCCAGAGTCGCTGGTGGAGAAGGTGCCGACCGCGGACCTGGAAGACCTCGAGCCAGGCAAGCCGGACGAGGCGTCACACGGCGTGACCTACCAGCAGATTGATGCCTTCCTGCATGGGCAGCCGGTCGATCAGGCAGCGTTCGACATCATCGTCGCCACCTACCGCAAGACCCAGCACAAGCGCGAGCTGCCGTTCGCGCCCTGA